The following proteins come from a genomic window of Chryseobacterium glaciei:
- a CDS encoding PKD domain-containing protein, whose protein sequence is MTKNNRTFFQNVDYRIYISLGILLLVSLSLLLYQYTRHVDCDDAKFFIHADEYVINRVVEYQDNTKGAQNWEWDFGDSTAIDRRQITFHKYSKPGNYIVKLKINGNCIHEKSLTITSISQETGYLPSIIAPNVVTMGESIQFDSEKEGGESWEWSFGETSRTDALGKNPSYKFKSVGEKKITLIVNGDVEHTAVKTIYVAPKAIKAKQKIDIQSYEFEKQSVAFSLPRGAAQKDPLVDMLQYIPVSPKSKSKKDSIIAEKKAPEISNEQFQLLLNQVAAQAKTKDDFKDYLCGNFEIPVVVNDKKLMPFGQFCQNIMGKKIKITALRLNKDSKNCIQNINVQYKVKKMMLWVRD, encoded by the coding sequence ATGACAAAAAATAATCGCACATTTTTCCAAAATGTAGATTACAGAATCTACATTAGCCTTGGAATCTTGCTTCTAGTAAGCCTTTCTCTACTTTTATATCAATATACAAGACATGTCGATTGCGATGATGCAAAGTTTTTTATTCATGCTGATGAATATGTAATTAATCGTGTTGTAGAGTATCAGGATAATACAAAAGGAGCTCAAAATTGGGAGTGGGATTTTGGAGACAGCACAGCTATAGATAGAAGACAAATCACTTTTCATAAGTATTCAAAACCCGGAAATTATATTGTAAAATTAAAAATAAACGGGAACTGTATTCATGAAAAATCTCTTACAATTACAAGTATTAGTCAGGAAACAGGATATTTACCCTCTATTATTGCTCCAAATGTTGTGACCATGGGAGAAAGTATTCAGTTTGATTCCGAAAAAGAAGGTGGAGAATCTTGGGAATGGAGTTTTGGTGAAACTTCAAGAACCGATGCTTTAGGAAAAAATCCAAGCTATAAATTTAAATCTGTTGGTGAGAAAAAAATTACTCTAATCGTGAACGGAGACGTGGAACATACTGCCGTTAAAACGATTTATGTAGCTCCAAAAGCGATTAAGGCGAAGCAAAAAATAGACATTCAGTCTTATGAATTTGAAAAACAGTCCGTTGCTTTTTCATTGCCAAGAGGAGCCGCACAGAAAGATCCTTTGGTAGACATGCTTCAGTACATTCCGGTTTCTCCAAAATCTAAATCGAAAAAAGACTCAATTATCGCTGAGAAAAAAGCACCGGAAATTTCTAATGAACAATTCCAATTGCTTTTAAATCAGGTAGCAGCACAGGCAAAAACAAAAGATGATTTTAAAGATTATCTGTGTGGAAATTTCGAAATTCCTGTTGTCGTTAATGATAAAAAACTGATGCCGTTCGGGCAATTCTGCCAGAATATTATGGGCAAAAAAATCAAAATTACAGCGCTTAGACTTAATAAAGATTCCAAAAACTGTATCCAAAACATCAACGTTCAGTATAAAGTGAAAAAAATGATGCTTTGGGTGAGAGATTAA